From one Luteolibacter sp. SL250 genomic stretch:
- the ccsA gene encoding cytochrome c biogenesis protein CcsA produces the protein MSEKKPTVGRWIAAGLAFGAVVLVLLQVAKDNRPKGEVREIPAYVPWSDETVRLFETLPVQEGGRIKPLSSQAGFTMMSLHQARSMEIKGKSGKNITISPTEWMMDSIFRPKLAVDLPTFGIDNSEILSNAGIKIRGKRDRYSYADIEKGREKIIELALSYEKIADEKRDPVQKQTITLAYNIRNYEAILGYMSFARSGVTLAGTAVDGKPDRRADISDIMLTAPVIKRKLAEDQQAGLPMNPQMQNLLQQVVDLANFSKFGLFMVPPSERSQTTWNTAGNLIWTVMQQEAGDSKTAIEDIKAIEKLVRAVEPDDDKAFRKELSAVHDRFVKRAEERGQYKRIGLEAHYYRADWFYWTMVCFVLGMVCALVMWATGRSTGGKIFAGLTGLLTTTGGVLCTIAIVERCLIMRRPPVGNLYDTIIFICAVVVFLCLITELMTKRRFALGLAPIAGTLLIILSRRYELGEGKDHMDPLVAVLDSKFWLATHVITIALGYCGGLASAVLSSAYVLMRGLGLDNGEKDMRRSLTRAVYGMICLTLFLSLVGTVLGGIWANYSWGRFWGWDPKENGALMIVLWTLAILHARLGGYIKEWGLHFASLFTACVVVFSWWHVNFLGVGLHNYGFTAGKGSIWVFYLVVVAVMIFGAVMMFIDRHQKQASATTGRKAPETSDEVSLESR, from the coding sequence ATGTCTGAGAAAAAACCCACCGTGGGACGCTGGATCGCCGCCGGACTCGCTTTCGGCGCGGTCGTGCTCGTCCTCCTCCAGGTCGCCAAGGACAACCGCCCGAAGGGCGAGGTCCGTGAGATCCCTGCCTATGTGCCGTGGAGCGACGAAACCGTGAGACTTTTCGAGACCCTGCCGGTCCAGGAAGGCGGGCGGATCAAGCCGCTGTCCTCCCAGGCGGGCTTCACCATGATGTCGCTCCACCAGGCGCGGTCGATGGAGATCAAGGGCAAGAGCGGAAAGAATATCACCATTTCACCCACCGAATGGATGATGGACTCGATCTTTCGCCCGAAGCTGGCGGTAGATCTGCCGACCTTCGGCATCGACAACTCGGAGATCCTCTCCAACGCGGGCATCAAGATCCGCGGCAAGCGTGACCGCTACAGCTACGCGGACATCGAGAAAGGCCGGGAGAAGATCATCGAGCTGGCGCTTTCCTACGAGAAGATCGCCGACGAAAAGCGCGACCCGGTCCAGAAGCAGACCATCACGCTGGCCTACAACATCCGGAACTATGAGGCGATCCTCGGCTACATGAGTTTCGCCCGGTCCGGAGTGACCCTTGCAGGAACGGCCGTGGATGGAAAGCCGGACCGCCGCGCGGACATCAGCGACATCATGCTCACCGCTCCCGTCATCAAGCGGAAGCTCGCGGAGGACCAGCAGGCTGGCCTGCCGATGAACCCGCAGATGCAGAACCTGCTCCAGCAGGTGGTGGATCTGGCGAATTTCTCCAAGTTCGGCCTCTTCATGGTGCCTCCGTCCGAAAGGTCGCAGACCACCTGGAACACCGCAGGAAACTTGATCTGGACCGTGATGCAGCAGGAAGCGGGGGATTCCAAGACGGCCATCGAGGACATCAAGGCCATCGAGAAGCTTGTCCGCGCCGTGGAGCCTGACGATGACAAGGCTTTCCGCAAGGAGCTGTCCGCCGTGCACGACCGCTTCGTGAAGCGGGCCGAGGAACGTGGGCAATACAAGCGCATCGGCCTGGAGGCGCACTACTACCGTGCCGACTGGTTCTACTGGACGATGGTCTGCTTCGTCCTGGGGATGGTCTGCGCGCTGGTGATGTGGGCCACCGGCCGCAGCACCGGGGGCAAAATATTCGCCGGACTCACCGGCCTGCTGACGACGACGGGCGGCGTGCTTTGCACCATCGCCATCGTCGAACGCTGCCTCATCATGCGCCGGCCGCCGGTCGGCAACCTTTACGACACCATCATCTTTATCTGTGCCGTCGTGGTGTTCCTCTGCCTGATCACGGAGCTGATGACGAAGCGGCGTTTCGCCCTCGGCCTCGCGCCCATCGCTGGCACCCTGCTCATCATCCTTTCCCGCCGTTATGAACTCGGGGAAGGGAAGGACCACATGGACCCGCTGGTGGCCGTGCTGGACTCGAAATTCTGGCTCGCCACCCATGTCATCACCATCGCTCTGGGCTACTGCGGCGGTCTGGCGTCCGCGGTCCTTTCGTCCGCCTATGTCCTCATGCGTGGTCTGGGGCTGGACAACGGGGAAAAGGACATGCGCCGCTCCCTGACCCGGGCGGTCTATGGCATGATCTGCCTCACCCTCTTCCTGTCGCTGGTGGGGACCGTCCTCGGTGGCATCTGGGCCAACTACTCCTGGGGCCGCTTCTGGGGATGGGACCCGAAGGAAAATGGCGCGCTGATGATCGTTCTCTGGACGCTGGCCATCCTGCATGCCCGCCTCGGCGGCTACATCAAGGAGTGGGGTCTCCACTTCGCCTCCCTGTTCACCGCCTGCGTGGTCGTCTTCTCCTGGTGGCACGTGAATTTCCTCGGAGTGGGTCTCCACAACTACGGCTTCACCGCCGGAAAGGGATCCATCTGGGTGTTCTACCTGGTGGTAGTGGCCGTGATGATCTTCGGCGCGGTGATGATGTTCATCGACCGTCACCAGAAGCAGGCGTCCGCGACGACAGGGCGCAAGGCTCCGGAAACATCGGATGAAGTGTCTCTTGAATCCCGCTGA